A DNA window from Engystomops pustulosus chromosome 6, aEngPut4.maternal, whole genome shotgun sequence contains the following coding sequences:
- the RCN2 gene encoding reticulocalbin-2 isoform X2, whose translation MADGMKMKAIAVVLSVCLTLSTSHLHRSSNHPDDGHYENGEHNPDYDKKMFLGGEEEVDEFADLSPEEQHKRLKSIIKKIDVDADGFLTVDELSSWIQKSFKHYILEDTKEQFAEVDLDRDGTVTWEEYNIHMYDRIIDYSEDTVLDDFEEESFRRIHLKDKKRFERADQDNNSVLDLQEFTDFEHPEETDHMLEFVIEGALEEHDKDDDGFVSLDEYLGEYSQDPATEDPQWLIIEKDRFENDYDKDGDGKLDPTELLYWIVPNNVGVSQDEANHLIESIDNDGDGRLSEAEILQNRDIFLTSEATDYGRQLQDEHFYHDEL comes from the exons ATGGCTGACG GAATGAAGATGAAAGCGATAGCGGTGGTCCTGTCTGTGTGCCTGACCCTCAGTACATCCCACCTACACCGATCCTCCAATCATCCCGACGATGGACACTATGAGAATGGGGAACACAATCCTGACTATGACAAGAAGATGTTTTTAGGAGGCGAG GAAGAAGTGGATGAATTTGCAGACCTGAGTCCGGAAGAACAACATAAGAGACTGAAATCTATCATTAAGAAAATTGATGTGGATGCCGATGGATTCCTCACAGTAG ATGAACTGAGCTCATGGATTCAGAAGTCCTTTAAGCATTACATCCTTGAAGACACCAAGGAGCAGTTTGCAGAAGTTGACCTGGATAGGGATGGCACTGTAACCTGGGAGGAATATAACATCCACATGTATGATCGAATCATTGACTATTCGGAAGATACTGTTCTTGACGACTTTGAGGAGGAGTCTTTCCGCCGA ATCCACTTGAAGGACAAGAAGAGATTTGAACGTGCTGATCAGGATAACAATTCTGTATTGGACTTACAAGAGTTTACAGACTTTGAACACCCAGAAGAGACCGATCATAtgttg GAATTTGTAATTGAAGGAGCCTTGGAAGAACATGATAAAGACGATGATGGATTCGTTAGTTTAGATGAATATCTTGGTGAATACTCACAGGATCCAG CTACTGAAGATCCACAGTGGCTGATCATTGAAAAAGACCGATTTGAAAATGACTACGACAAGGACGGTGATGGGAAGCTTGATCCTACAGAACTGCTGTACTGGATTGTCCCAAATAATGTCGGGGTGTCACAGGATGAG GCAAATCACCTGATCGAGTCGATAGACAATGACGGCGATGGGAGACTTTCTGAGGCTGAAATTCTACAAAACAGAGACATATTCTTAACCAGCGAAGCCACAGACTATGGACGTCAGCTCCAAGACGAGCACTTCTACCATGATGAACTCTAG
- the RCN2 gene encoding reticulocalbin-2 isoform X1: MADGMKMKAIAVVLSVCLTLSTSHLHRSSNHPDDGHYENGEHNPDYDKKMFLGGEEEVDEFADLSPEEQHKRLKSIIKKIDVDADGFLTVDELSSWIQKSFKHYILEDTKEQFAEVDLDRDGTVTWEEYNIHMYDRIIDYSEDTVLDDFEEESFRRIHLKDKKRFERADQDNNSVLDLQEFTDFEHPEETDHMLEFVIEGALEEHDKDDDGFVSLDEYLGEYSQDPEATEDPQWLIIEKDRFENDYDKDGDGKLDPTELLYWIVPNNVGVSQDEANHLIESIDNDGDGRLSEAEILQNRDIFLTSEATDYGRQLQDEHFYHDEL; this comes from the exons ATGGCTGACG GAATGAAGATGAAAGCGATAGCGGTGGTCCTGTCTGTGTGCCTGACCCTCAGTACATCCCACCTACACCGATCCTCCAATCATCCCGACGATGGACACTATGAGAATGGGGAACACAATCCTGACTATGACAAGAAGATGTTTTTAGGAGGCGAG GAAGAAGTGGATGAATTTGCAGACCTGAGTCCGGAAGAACAACATAAGAGACTGAAATCTATCATTAAGAAAATTGATGTGGATGCCGATGGATTCCTCACAGTAG ATGAACTGAGCTCATGGATTCAGAAGTCCTTTAAGCATTACATCCTTGAAGACACCAAGGAGCAGTTTGCAGAAGTTGACCTGGATAGGGATGGCACTGTAACCTGGGAGGAATATAACATCCACATGTATGATCGAATCATTGACTATTCGGAAGATACTGTTCTTGACGACTTTGAGGAGGAGTCTTTCCGCCGA ATCCACTTGAAGGACAAGAAGAGATTTGAACGTGCTGATCAGGATAACAATTCTGTATTGGACTTACAAGAGTTTACAGACTTTGAACACCCAGAAGAGACCGATCATAtgttg GAATTTGTAATTGAAGGAGCCTTGGAAGAACATGATAAAGACGATGATGGATTCGTTAGTTTAGATGAATATCTTGGTGAATACTCACAGGATCCAG AAGCTACTGAAGATCCACAGTGGCTGATCATTGAAAAAGACCGATTTGAAAATGACTACGACAAGGACGGTGATGGGAAGCTTGATCCTACAGAACTGCTGTACTGGATTGTCCCAAATAATGTCGGGGTGTCACAGGATGAG GCAAATCACCTGATCGAGTCGATAGACAATGACGGCGATGGGAGACTTTCTGAGGCTGAAATTCTACAAAACAGAGACATATTCTTAACCAGCGAAGCCACAGACTATGGACGTCAGCTCCAAGACGAGCACTTCTACCATGATGAACTCTAG